In Tachysurus fulvidraco isolate hzauxx_2018 chromosome 25, HZAU_PFXX_2.0, whole genome shotgun sequence, the following proteins share a genomic window:
- the LOC113658338 gene encoding probable G-protein coupled receptor 141 — translation MKRPRHQLFALLPLALSIHSSFCFIGTMNLSASSNSTMSSAHQISLIIIYSTVLTVGSVGVTLMIGVLKSNLRSWTTVTFFNLILVHVFFLLTIPFRIYYYVTQSWDLHFFFCKVVSSMIHIHMHVVFVIYVIILTVNFVYYFKKVEQIGFYRSFHAMAFSVAIWSVVLIVGPVTLYHYGAHANKTDHRCFHFGEELKNGPVLACNIFLSVCTIIVSCIMSCVLASILYFMIKKHGAGVWAHQEFWAQMKNVSLVLIILFCLAPYHLYRLYYLTKHSVLQQDNEVFLAFTAITCFDMMFVFAGKGICHRCGG, via the exons ATGAAGAGACCGAGACACCAGCTCTTTGCTCTACTTCCTCTTGCACTGTCTATTCACTCCAGCTTCTGCTTTATCG GAACCATGAATTTAAGTGCAAGCAGCAATTCTACCATGAGTTCTGCGCACCAAATCAGCCTGATCATCATCTACAGCACGGTGCTCACAGTAGGAAGCGTCGGCGTGACTCTGATGATCGGCGTGTTAAAATCGAACCTGCGCTCGTGGACCACCGTCACCTTTTTCAACTTGATCTTGGTCCACGTCTTCTTCTTGCTCACCATCCCTTTCCGCATCTACTACTATGTGACTCAGTCCTGGGAcctgcatttctttttctgtaaagTGGTCAGCAGCATGATCCACATTCACATGCACGTGGTCTTCGTCATCTACGTCATCATCCTCACCGTTAACTTCGTgtattactttaaaaaagtagAGCAGATCGGGTTCTATCGGAGTTTCCATGCCATGGCGTTCAGCGTCGCCATATGGTCCGTGGTGCTAATCGTCGGCCCCGTGACCTTGTATCATTATGGGGCGCACGCCAACAAAACCGACCACAGATGCTTCCATTTTGGGGAAGAGCTCAAAAACGGACCGGTGTTGGCgtgtaacatttttttgtcGGTTTGTACAATAATCGTGTCGTGCATCATGAGCTGTGTGCTCGCATCCATTCTGTATTTCATGATCAAAAAGCACGGTGCGGGCGTATGGGCTCACCAGGAGTTCTGGGCTCAGATGAAGAACGTCAGCCTCGTGCTGATCATCCTCTTCTGCCTGGCGCCGTATCACCTGTATCGGCTGTACTACCTGACCAAACATTCAGTCCTACAGCAGGACAACGAGGTGTTCCTGGCCTTCACGGCGATTACCTGCTTCGACATGATGTTCGTTTTTGCCGGGAAGGGAATATGCCATAGGTGTGGAGGTTAA
- the hnf4g gene encoding hepatocyte nuclear factor 4-gamma isoform X1, with protein sequence MKFSLTPISKSFLDMDVVNYCEELDPIYSTLGFENTDMLYSGNSMPTEPSISPEDNGVISNCAICGDKATGKHYGASSCDGCKGFFRRSIRKSHVYSCRFSRQCVIDKDKRNQCRFCRLHKCFRAGMKKEAVQNERDRISSRRSTPDSHDLPPITVLAQAESLSQQISVASPTGSADISEKKSATVGDVCESMKQQLLVLVEWAKYIPAFGELPLDDQVSLLRAHAGEHLLLGVAKRSMAYKDVLLLGNGCVIHRNCPEAEIGRVANRILDELVSPFQDIQIDVNEYAALKAIVFFDPDAKSLRDPSKIKSMRYQVQMSLEDYINDRQYDSRGRFGELLLLLPTLQSITWQMIEQLQFIKLFGLAKIDNLLQEMLLGGLTTEQPYLHHHGHPQLAQDPVTGQTLVISSISGPLHVQQLASPDTPIPSPPQAQSQEIYKNSSSPTHLMPSQPSPEPPL encoded by the exons ATGAAGTTTTCTCTGACGCCGATATCCAAATCCTTCCTGGACATGGATGTAGTTAATTACTGTGAAGAGCTGGATCCTATCTACAGCACGCTGGGCTTTGAGAACACTGACATGCTGTACAGCGGGA ACAGCATGCCAACGGAGCCCAGCATCAGCCCTGAGGATAATGGCGTGATCTCCAACTGTGCCATCTGCGGGGACAAGGCCACGGGCAAGCACTACGGCGCCTCCAGCTGTGACGGCTGCAAGGGCTTTTTCCGTAGAAGCATCAGGAAGAGTCACGTCTACTCCTGCAG GTTCAGTCGTCAGTGTGTCATCGACAAAGACAAGAGGAATCAGTGCCGCTTCTGCAGGCTTCACAAGTGCTTCCGAGCTGGAATGAAAAAAGAAG CTGTGCAGAATGAACGGGATCGTATCAGCTCCAGGAGAAGCACACCAGACTCGCATGACCTTCCGCCTATCACTGTTCTGGCACAGGCAGAGTCCCTTTCACAACAG ATCAGCGTCGCCAGTCCGACGGGCTCCGCTGATATCTCCGAGAAGAAATCAGCCACCGTCGGGGACGTGTGCGAGTCTATGAAGCAACAGCTGCTTGTTCTGGTAGAGTGGGCTAAATACATCCCGGCCTTCGGCGAATTACCTCTTGACGACCAG GTCAGTTTATTGCGAGCGCACGCAGGAGAACATCTTCTGCTCGGAGTGGCCAAGCGGTCAATGGCGTACAAAGACGTCCTGCTGCTCG gtAATGGCTGCGTTATTCACCGAAATTGCCCCGAGGCAGAGATCGGCCGGGTGGCTAACCGCATCCTGGATGAATTGGTCTCACCTTTCCAAGACATACAGATTGATGTCAACGAATATGCAGCTCTGAAAGCCATTGTTTTCTTTGACCCCG ATGCCAAAAGCCTCAGAGATCCCTCAAAGATAAAAAGCATGAGGTACCAGGTTCAGATGAGTCTTGAAGACTACATTAATGACCGTCAGTACGACTCTCGTGGGCGCTTTGgcgagctgctgctgcttcttccGACCCTGCAAAGCATCACCTGGCAGATGATCGAGCAGCTCCAGTTCATCAAACTCTTTGGACTGGCCAAGATCGACAACCTGCTGCAAGAGATGCTGCTAGGAG GTCTAACCACAGAGCAGCCGTACTTGCACCACCATGGTCACCCCCAACTCGCCCAGGATCCGGTCACGGGCCAGACGTTAGTCATCAGCTCCATTTCAGGCCCTCTGCATGTGCAGCAGTTAG CTTCTCCAGACACCCCAATTCCATCTCCTCCTCAGGCTCAGAGCCAGGAGATCTATAAGAACTCCTCTAGTCCTACACACTTAATGCCATCACAGCCGTCTCCTGAGCCGCCGCTCTGA
- the hnf4g gene encoding hepatocyte nuclear factor 4-gamma isoform X2, with protein sequence MPTEPSISPEDNGVISNCAICGDKATGKHYGASSCDGCKGFFRRSIRKSHVYSCRFSRQCVIDKDKRNQCRFCRLHKCFRAGMKKEAVQNERDRISSRRSTPDSHDLPPITVLAQAESLSQQISVASPTGSADISEKKSATVGDVCESMKQQLLVLVEWAKYIPAFGELPLDDQVSLLRAHAGEHLLLGVAKRSMAYKDVLLLGNGCVIHRNCPEAEIGRVANRILDELVSPFQDIQIDVNEYAALKAIVFFDPDAKSLRDPSKIKSMRYQVQMSLEDYINDRQYDSRGRFGELLLLLPTLQSITWQMIEQLQFIKLFGLAKIDNLLQEMLLGGLTTEQPYLHHHGHPQLAQDPVTGQTLVISSISGPLHVQQLASPDTPIPSPPQAQSQEIYKNSSSPTHLMPSQPSPEPPL encoded by the exons ATGCCAACGGAGCCCAGCATCAGCCCTGAGGATAATGGCGTGATCTCCAACTGTGCCATCTGCGGGGACAAGGCCACGGGCAAGCACTACGGCGCCTCCAGCTGTGACGGCTGCAAGGGCTTTTTCCGTAGAAGCATCAGGAAGAGTCACGTCTACTCCTGCAG GTTCAGTCGTCAGTGTGTCATCGACAAAGACAAGAGGAATCAGTGCCGCTTCTGCAGGCTTCACAAGTGCTTCCGAGCTGGAATGAAAAAAGAAG CTGTGCAGAATGAACGGGATCGTATCAGCTCCAGGAGAAGCACACCAGACTCGCATGACCTTCCGCCTATCACTGTTCTGGCACAGGCAGAGTCCCTTTCACAACAG ATCAGCGTCGCCAGTCCGACGGGCTCCGCTGATATCTCCGAGAAGAAATCAGCCACCGTCGGGGACGTGTGCGAGTCTATGAAGCAACAGCTGCTTGTTCTGGTAGAGTGGGCTAAATACATCCCGGCCTTCGGCGAATTACCTCTTGACGACCAG GTCAGTTTATTGCGAGCGCACGCAGGAGAACATCTTCTGCTCGGAGTGGCCAAGCGGTCAATGGCGTACAAAGACGTCCTGCTGCTCG gtAATGGCTGCGTTATTCACCGAAATTGCCCCGAGGCAGAGATCGGCCGGGTGGCTAACCGCATCCTGGATGAATTGGTCTCACCTTTCCAAGACATACAGATTGATGTCAACGAATATGCAGCTCTGAAAGCCATTGTTTTCTTTGACCCCG ATGCCAAAAGCCTCAGAGATCCCTCAAAGATAAAAAGCATGAGGTACCAGGTTCAGATGAGTCTTGAAGACTACATTAATGACCGTCAGTACGACTCTCGTGGGCGCTTTGgcgagctgctgctgcttcttccGACCCTGCAAAGCATCACCTGGCAGATGATCGAGCAGCTCCAGTTCATCAAACTCTTTGGACTGGCCAAGATCGACAACCTGCTGCAAGAGATGCTGCTAGGAG GTCTAACCACAGAGCAGCCGTACTTGCACCACCATGGTCACCCCCAACTCGCCCAGGATCCGGTCACGGGCCAGACGTTAGTCATCAGCTCCATTTCAGGCCCTCTGCATGTGCAGCAGTTAG CTTCTCCAGACACCCCAATTCCATCTCCTCCTCAGGCTCAGAGCCAGGAGATCTATAAGAACTCCTCTAGTCCTACACACTTAATGCCATCACAGCCGTCTCCTGAGCCGCCGCTCTGA